A DNA window from Streptomyces parvus contains the following coding sequences:
- a CDS encoding transglycosylase SLT domain-containing protein, translating into MSATRIPRRLRRLNKVQKISVAGVSALGVAALTFSLVPSNADAEIAPQAAAAAAPVAFTNAAGTAQAKTVQNSMIEQHSTAEKLVKAADAAKAKAAAETKAKAAKAKAASEAKAKAAADAKDKAEKAAKAKADAKKRASEKANRSTARKPVYANNLDGWIREAMAIMKKEGIPGSYEGIHRNIIRESSGNRWAINNWDINARNGIPSKGLLQVIQPTFDRYHVAGTKKDLYDPVANIVAACNYAADRYGSMDNVNSAY; encoded by the coding sequence ATGTCTGCGACTCGCATTCCCCGTCGTCTCCGTCGTCTGAACAAGGTCCAGAAGATCTCCGTGGCCGGTGTGTCGGCCCTGGGCGTCGCCGCCCTGACCTTCTCGCTCGTCCCGTCGAACGCCGATGCCGAGATTGCCCCGCAGGCGGCAGCCGCCGCTGCGCCCGTGGCCTTCACCAACGCCGCGGGGACCGCACAGGCCAAGACCGTGCAGAACAGCATGATCGAGCAGCACTCCACCGCCGAGAAGCTCGTGAAGGCCGCCGACGCCGCCAAGGCGAAGGCCGCCGCCGAGACCAAGGCCAAGGCCGCCAAGGCGAAGGCGGCGTCCGAGGCGAAGGCCAAGGCCGCCGCCGACGCGAAGGACAAGGCCGAGAAGGCCGCCAAGGCCAAGGCGGACGCCAAGAAGCGCGCGTCCGAGAAGGCCAACCGCTCCACCGCGCGCAAGCCCGTCTACGCCAACAACCTGGACGGCTGGATCCGCGAGGCCATGGCGATCATGAAGAAGGAAGGCATCCCCGGCTCCTACGAGGGGATCCACCGCAACATCATCCGGGAGTCCAGCGGTAACCGCTGGGCCATCAACAACTGGGACATCAACGCCCGGAACGGCATCCCCTCCAAGGGTCTGCTCCAGGTGATCCAGCCGACCTTCGACCGCTACCACGTGGCGGGAACCAAGAAGGACCTGTACGACCCGGTCGCCAACATCGTCGCCGCCTGCAACTACGCGGCCGACCGTTACGGCTCCATGGACAACGTGAACAGCGCGTACTGA
- a CDS encoding FHA domain-containing protein, with protein sequence MGRGVPELVLELNGSTWTLDPSRSYTLGRDPQGDLTIDDARVSWRHATIGWNGRSWSIEDHGSTNGTYVQGRRIQQVELGAGSVLHLGNATDGPRVSLSAAAGAGVAGGQAAGAQQAPAHQPHHQPQGGAAGWHGQQAPAQHQAPAHHQAPAQQQAWQQPQAHQQQVPHQQPAHQNVPHQQNPGQQGGPGQGGAAGAPPVYGDRSPTTFHQLALGRVMRIGRALENELVVSDLQVSRHHAEFHATPDGRFEIRDLGSHNGTYVNGQPLQKSGSALLGPNDIVGVGHSTFRLVGDRLEEFVDTGEVSFSARHLTVTVDGGKQILKDVSFGVPEKSLIAVIGPSGSGKSTLLKALTGYRPANQGDVLYDNRNLYKQFAELRQRIGLVPQDDILHKELTVTKALKYAAKLRFPADTTEAERQSRITEVLAELKLDIHKDKKITSLSGGQRKRVSVALELLTKPSLIFLDEPTSGLDPGMDRDVMQLLRGLADDGRTVLVVTHSVAELAICDKLLVMAPGGSVAYFGPPEEALNFFGYTSWADVFSAFENYRDYDWAGRWRGSQHYQMYAADIDAVAAQPVTMPPPQQMRPPKPQGWMAQLWTLIRRYSSVIASDKGFMGLMLILPAVLGVVSVVIPAEFGLGDPTPPSRFNGKAGTIMLILAVGMCFSGAANSVRELIKERVIYERERATGLSRSAYLMSKVIVLGVITAFQGVIICGIGFATRQLPEEGLIMPPAVEICLSIIALGFTSMMVGLVISSLVKTAEKTMPLLVMFAIVQVVFTGVLFQVYGSPGLEQFAWLMPSRWAMAAAGTTLDLGRLTPPWDPKDPTDVDPLWEHTASQWGINITILLALGVICCFVVARLLRRHEPEVMRK encoded by the coding sequence GTGGGGCGCGGAGTGCCGGAACTCGTACTGGAATTGAATGGCAGCACCTGGACGCTCGATCCGTCCAGGTCGTACACCCTTGGACGTGATCCGCAGGGCGACCTGACGATCGACGACGCCAGAGTGTCGTGGCGGCATGCCACGATCGGCTGGAACGGCCGCAGTTGGTCCATCGAGGACCACGGCAGCACCAACGGCACCTATGTGCAGGGCCGGCGGATCCAGCAGGTGGAGCTCGGCGCCGGCTCGGTGCTGCACCTGGGCAACGCCACCGACGGACCCCGGGTGAGCCTCAGCGCCGCCGCGGGAGCCGGTGTCGCCGGCGGCCAGGCGGCCGGCGCGCAGCAGGCCCCGGCGCACCAGCCCCACCACCAGCCCCAGGGCGGCGCCGCGGGCTGGCACGGACAGCAGGCGCCCGCCCAGCACCAGGCGCCGGCGCACCACCAGGCCCCTGCCCAGCAGCAGGCCTGGCAGCAGCCGCAGGCGCACCAGCAGCAGGTCCCGCACCAGCAGCCCGCGCACCAGAACGTGCCGCACCAGCAGAACCCCGGGCAACAGGGCGGACCCGGACAGGGCGGTGCCGCGGGGGCGCCGCCGGTCTACGGCGACCGCAGCCCCACCACGTTCCACCAGCTGGCCCTCGGCCGGGTCATGCGCATCGGTCGTGCGCTGGAGAACGAACTGGTCGTCTCCGACCTCCAGGTCTCCCGCCACCACGCCGAGTTCCACGCGACGCCCGACGGCCGCTTCGAGATCCGCGACCTCGGCTCGCACAACGGCACGTACGTCAACGGTCAGCCGCTCCAGAAGTCCGGTTCGGCCCTCCTCGGCCCGAACGACATCGTCGGCGTCGGCCACTCGACGTTCCGGCTGGTCGGCGACCGGCTGGAAGAGTTCGTCGACACCGGTGAGGTCTCCTTCTCCGCCCGCCACCTCACGGTGACGGTCGACGGCGGCAAGCAGATCCTCAAGGACGTCTCCTTCGGCGTCCCCGAGAAGTCGCTGATCGCGGTCATCGGCCCGTCCGGTTCCGGAAAGTCCACCCTCCTCAAGGCGCTCACCGGTTACCGGCCCGCCAACCAGGGTGACGTCCTCTACGACAACCGGAACCTGTACAAGCAGTTCGCCGAGCTGCGCCAGCGCATCGGTCTGGTCCCGCAGGACGACATCCTGCACAAGGAGCTGACCGTCACCAAGGCCCTCAAGTACGCGGCAAAGCTCCGCTTCCCCGCGGACACCACCGAGGCCGAGCGCCAGTCCCGGATCACCGAGGTCCTCGCCGAGCTGAAGCTCGACATCCACAAGGACAAGAAGATCACCTCGCTCTCCGGCGGCCAGCGCAAGCGCGTCTCGGTCGCCCTGGAGCTGCTCACCAAGCCGTCGCTGATCTTCCTGGACGAGCCGACCTCCGGCCTCGACCCGGGCATGGACCGCGATGTCATGCAGCTGCTGCGCGGCCTCGCCGACGACGGCCGCACGGTGCTCGTGGTCACGCACTCGGTCGCCGAGCTGGCGATCTGCGACAAGCTGCTCGTGATGGCGCCCGGCGGTTCCGTCGCCTACTTCGGCCCGCCGGAGGAAGCGCTGAACTTCTTCGGCTACACCAGCTGGGCCGACGTCTTCTCCGCCTTCGAGAACTACCGCGACTACGACTGGGCGGGCCGCTGGCGCGGTTCGCAGCACTACCAGATGTACGCCGCCGACATCGACGCGGTCGCGGCCCAGCCGGTCACCATGCCGCCCCCGCAGCAGATGCGCCCGCCGAAGCCGCAGGGCTGGATGGCCCAGCTGTGGACGCTGATCCGGAGATACTCCTCCGTCATCGCGTCCGACAAGGGCTTCATGGGTCTGATGCTGATCCTGCCCGCCGTGCTGGGTGTGGTCAGCGTGGTCATCCCGGCGGAGTTCGGGCTGGGCGATCCCACCCCGCCGTCCCGGTTCAACGGCAAGGCCGGGACGATCATGCTGATCCTCGCGGTCGGCATGTGCTTCTCCGGCGCCGCCAACTCCGTACGAGAACTGATCAAGGAACGGGTCATCTACGAGCGCGAGCGGGCCACCGGCCTCTCCCGCTCCGCCTACCTGATGTCCAAGGTGATCGTCCTCGGCGTGATCACCGCCTTCCAGGGCGTGATCATCTGCGGTATCGGCTTCGCCACCCGCCAGCTGCCGGAAGAGGGCCTGATCATGCCCCCGGCCGTCGAGATCTGCCTCTCGATCATCGCGCTGGGCTTCACGTCGATGATGGTGGGCCTGGTCATCTCCTCGCTGGTGAAGACCGCCGAGAAGACCATGCCGCTGCTGGTGATGTTCGCGATCGTCCAGGTCGTCTTCACCGGCGTGCTCTTCCAGGTGTACGGGTCGCCCGGCCTGGAGCAGTTCGCCTGGCTGATGCCGTCCCGCTGGGCGATGGCCGCGGCCGGCACCACGCTGGACCTGGGTCGTCTGACGCCGCCGTGGGACCCGAAGGACCCCACCGACGTCGACCCGCTGTGGGAGCACACCGCGAGCCAGTGGGGCATCAACATCACGATCCTGCTCGCGCTCGGCGTGATCTGCTGCTTCGTGGTCGCGCGCCTGCTGCGCCGCCACGAGCCCGAGGTCATGCGCAAGTAA